ATGCTTGTGACATTTCACCCGAAGAATCGATGCGCGTCCGTTATGCGGGATACTTTTGATGAATCGCAAGAACGTGTCCTTAATCCGAAAAGAAGAACTGCGGCATTGCGGACAAACTGGTTTACCCGTCCATTCCACCTCAAGAATTATCGGAAAATATGACACAACCTTTTTGATTGCAAAATCGGGCAGGCCGATTAAGATTCGATCCATAAATTGATCTCCTTTCTTTGGTCGGAAATTTGATCAATTTATAGGGCATATCGAGTCGGTTCGGTATGCCTTTCTTTTTATCGGATTATCCTATCGCCCCTTTCTTTGAGGTAGAGCCATAAGAATGCGGAATTTCAGCCTCGACTATAGTAAAATCAAACTAATATAATATTAAATCCTAATAATTAAAAAATTTGGACACAAAAACTAAAAGGTATAACCGAATCGATCAACGTCATCTTTATAGCGGATTAACAATTTCTTGGCAGACTCGGGTGAATAAAAATTTCTATAATCAAGATAGCTAGAAAGTGGCTGGTTTAAAAGAGAAGCAGAGATATCTCCTAAGCAACCCGAAATATCAATATCACAACATTTAGTTTTTTTCATTTTCAAATCCAAAGAAGCATTAAAATCGAATTCATTGTTTAACTTCTGAACCAAAGCATCTAAATGATCCATGTCAAAAATATTGACCTTGAGATCCTCAGGGACAAAATAGGATTGTGGCTTTAAATGAGGATCAAGTTCATCATCTGATACGTTTAAGACATAGTAAAGTAAGTCGTTAAAAGAGATTCTCTTAGAATTATCTTTATAAAAAAGTGAATTTATACCCAAATTAAACCCTTCCAGCTTACTGACAATAAACTTTTGAATGTAACAGGAAGCGAATCTTGCCCATGGATTTCGTACAACAGAAAATGTAAAAAAATCATTTTTTGCGAGAAACTTCTCTAAATATTTGTAACTAACTCGACGGTTGAGTCCCAAGCGCAATCTACAAAAATTGTGGGTCTTACTTGGATTTTTTTTCGAATATTCGTGTAGATCATCCATTAAATCGTGTTCCCTCATAAACCAGTGATGAATCGTAGTGGATGCATTTTTAGGAATAGGAAAATATAGCAGATTATATTTCTCTGAACAAATTGCACTTTTATATTGGAATAAAGATGGCATAATTATACTTCTCCTAATATTATTACTATAAAAAATGTACACAATATTTATAGTAGTAATATAAATCGTGATAAGTATGAATATCTTTTTTAACTTTCCACTAATATCTTCCTTTTTAAAGCAACCACTATCAGAAAAAATAAGCCCAGTACTAGCGACCAGAAGTATTAAAACGAATTCCTGATGACCGGAATCTTTCTAAGTATCACTGCAGCTACAACCCATGACATAAGAATACCGCCTGCCATCACGGTCAGAGATTTGATGAAAAGCGGCATGGTTAAAGGCCGGATAAGATATGCAAAAGGATATAAGATTAGTGGATGCACAAAATAGATACCATAAGAATTATCTGAAAGACTTTTCCAGATAATCCCAGAGCTGTTTGCAATCTTTTTCATTAGCACAATCAAAGTCATCAATGCTGACAGGCAAAAGCAATTAAATAAAAGGGCATTACCAGCTTTAAGTAACAGCGTATTTTGTGCTGAGGCAGGAATCGTAAGACGATAATTAAGATATAAATATCCTGAAATCAGACAAACAGCTCCCCACACAAATATATTTGGCGAAAACTCACCGTTAATGAACCATTTTTTTTGAAACGCATATAAGCCAAGAATAAAATAAGTTATATAAAGCGGAGCCCTGTTTGGCTGAAAAATAAAAATATAAGCATCGCTAAACCATGTATCCAAAGAGAAAAATTTATTTAAACTCAAAAAGCAGCAGGAATTAAAAAGTATAAAGAGTATAAAAAAAAGATATGAGGGTCTCCCGGAAACTCTTTTCATCATCCTGAAACTGGCACTGAACTTATACACAAAGCTTAAGATTATAAAAAACAGAAATAGAACTCCAAGAAACCAGTAAACAGACTGCTGAAACATTTTTTGCCAGAATTCATGAGTCAAAAAATGAAAAAAACTGACATCAATATTTCTTGAATATAAAGTTATGTAGGTTGTGGGTGGAGCAAGAAGAAATACTCCAAGAATCCACGGGAATCCAATCCTTTTAAACTTATCTTTAAGAAATAAACCACTCCCGCGTTTTGAGAGTGATGGATATGCAAAATATCCCGCTAAAAAAAACATCGCCATCATTATCGGAACATCTAAAATCAACACAATCATGGTAAAGACAATACTCTTTTGAGTATCCAGAACATACCACCACTCAGGAGCATAAGCCATATACACGAGTGAAGAATGCAGAACGACAACAAGCAGAATTATCACAGATCGCAGATTATCTAAAAAAAACATTCTTGAAGACGCGTCAGGCATCATTTACCTCATAGATTTTAGTATGATTAAAATTCTAACAACAGTAAAGACTATAGCTGCAACTATCAATATTATAATCAGTAAACTCTAAAAAAAGCCTACCACTTTCCATCTGATTGTTGCATACATTCTGCACGGCTTAAATATCATCAGAATATTTTGACACTAATTTTATTTTTTTATACTGGAAGTAATATTTTCCCCATAAAAACAAAGGTAATTTTAAAATGAAAAAATATAACCTGTTATTTTTTATACTATTATTTTTCGTAGTATCTTCACTGCAAGGCTGTGCAATACTTAAACCGGCAGAAACAGCCGAAAGGTCCAAGGCAAACACAGGGACACTTGTTAAAGCCCAACCAGAGCCCTCAAAATCAATAAACCGGCACGTAACACATCTTGATCATAATATTTTCAACAAAACCATAAAAGATCTTGGTTCCAGAAACGGAAAGAATATTCTGGTCATAACCAATGCCGGGTATGGAGATCTAAACGGAAAAAGTTCTGAAAAAATGATTGATATGATCTCAGATGGAACAGGATGCACTCCGGGAAGAGACTCCCTGATTACAGTGCATACACCCTACTACGAACCGTTCTGGGCTGCGATAATAGAAACTGAATCCTTCAAGTGTACTTTCATTAAAAATCAGTCAGGTAATTTCAAATATACTAATCTTGACCTTTCACCACGCAATATTCTGACTGCTGAAGGCTGGAACAGCGCCATGAAAACGAATGCAGGCACACGCCTGTTTTCAATCGTATCAATTGCTTATGCGGCTGATGCCGGGGCGGACTGGAATATGCTCAGGGCTGCGGAGCTGCACGACCATTTCTGTCCGGGATTAAATGCCGGTTTTATTGTTCAGGCGTATATGGAAAAAAACTTTCCACTCGCAGCTGGAGACAAATATATATTTGTCGGAGCACCGCCGATGTGTGCTATGGATGCCCTGCAATCGCTTAACGGAGCAACCCCCGGTAAAAAAGGCGTTTTTTCCATGCGTATAGCAGACATGGTAAACGGAGCTATCGCCAAAGATGGAATAAAACCGGTCATAATTGCAATGAGGGTGAATAAGAATAAGACTGACGGGGCAATACTGGGATTTGATTTTGACCGCATCAGCAAAACAACAGGGGTAACTTCAGCAGACTTAAGTCCTGAAGGAGGACATTCAAACCCTCTGTTTTACATTTCAAGAATCAAAACTTCATGGAAAATGGCAGGAATGCCGATGAAAGATAAAATGGCCTGTATTGAGGAAGTAAAAAAATTCTCAGGCCCTGCTGCTCTGGCCTATAAAGTTGAAAATGCCAAAGCCAACCCATACGCTCCAATAATTCTTTCCGATTTCTAATAAACTGTAATATGAAAATCCCGTAGCATTATATGTTACGGGATTTTTGTATGTTTATCATAGCTGCTCAATATTTTTTAACCAATTACTCACTTTACTGACATTGCGGCTTGAGATAGTTTGCTGTTTTTATATCAACCAGACACTTAACCGGAGACAATATGTCTACTTCACAAGAACCGCGCATGCATTCCGCGGAGCATTTACTAAATCAGGCAATGGTGCGCAAATTCAACTGTAACCGCTGCTTCAGCGCCCACATAAATAAAAAGAAATCAAAGTGTGACTATAAATTCGATCACGCTCTGGAAGATAGTGACATCATGGAACTGGAAACTGAAATAAACAATGTAATTTCAGGAAACTGTGATGTTCGTGAAGAATTCGTCACCCTTGAAGAAGCCGCTGAAAAATATAATCTTGTCCGCCTTCCCGAAGGGGTTGAGAATGTACGCATAGTTCACATTGGCGACTTTGACAGCTGCCCCTGCATTGGCGAACATGTATCAAATACTTCCGAAATCGGTAAAATAAAAATTACTTCTCACGAATATAAAGACGGAATTTTAAGAATACGATATAAACTTTCAGCACCTGAATAAATTTTATTTTTATATTCTATAAAGAACCGACAAAGTATCCCCGCTGAAATTCTGATTTCAGCGGGGATACAAATACTAAGACCGAAAATATTTAACAAAAATCCAAAATGAATTTTACCGAAATATTAGCTCTATCACTTGCACTTGCTATGGACGCTTTTGCTGTTTCTGTTGCCAGCGGAATATGTCTGCGGGAAGTAAACAAACGTCAGGCGTTCAGGCTGGCATTTCATTTCGGACTTTTTCAGGCCCTGATGCCCGTCATAGGATGGTATCTCGGGCTGTCAATCAAGAGTCTGGTCACAATTTTCGCCCCTTGGATAGCTTTCGGGCTGCTTACTTTTATCGGGGTTAAAATGATTATTGAATCCCGTGAAGAGGATAAACAGGAATGCGATACAGCTAAAGATCCCACAAAAGGTTTATCCCTGATCATTCTATCCATAGCTACAAGTATAGACGCTCTTGCGGTGGGACTTTCTTTTTCAATACTTAATCGGCCGATATTTTTTGCAACCACTGTGATAGGTATAGTCGCCTTCATCATGACGGTTATTGGAATTTACCTTGGCAAAAAAGTAGCAGGAGCTCCAAAACTCGGTAAAATAGCCGAGCTTACTGGAGGAACGGTTTTGGTTCTTATCGGCTTAAAAGTACTATTGATCGGATAGTTACAGTAAATCACACTGATGACTTCATTTAAAATAGTGGACAAGATGAATTTTTTTGTTTTTACTCAATTTCAGGTATTTTAACTAAACTGGAATAGATTCACGTTTTTGAATCTAAGGAGGGTTACTTTTACCAGATGCCTTTATTGCAGACACCGGCCTACAAACCACCACTGCCCTTTAAGATAGGGCATTTTCAAACTATATTTCCACGATTTTTCCGTAAAATTCCTCTTCCGCCCATAGTAAAAAGACGGATAACAACTCCAGACGGAGATTTTCTTGATGTGGACTGGCATCTGGCAGGAAGCTCCAGACTGGCTGTCATCTCCCACGGTCTTGAAGGCAACTCCCGTAGAGTCTATATGCTTGGAATGGCCAGGGCTCTTGTTCTGGCCGGATGGGACTGCATTGCCTATAATTTCAGAGGCTGTTCTGAAGAAATGAACAGAGCTGCAACAATGTATCACAGTGGTCTGACGTCCGACCTTGATACGGTTGTAAAATATGGCCTTGAAACAGGACATTATAAGGAAGTAGCCCTTGTCGGGTTCAGCATGGGCGGCAATCAGACGCTTAAATACCTTGGAGAAAATCCGGAATCAATTCCACAGCAGATCAAAAGGGCCGTATGTATTTCAGTGCCATGCAACCTTGCGGCATCTTCAGCAATGCTGATCAAAAACTCCAACAGAATTTACACTAAATATTTTCTACACAGCCTGAAACAAAAAATACGTTTAAAGCACGAACAGTTCCCGACACTCTACCCTGTTAAAAATCTGGACCGCATCAAAACACTGACGGAATTTGATAATACATACACCGCCCCGATTCATGGTTTTAAAGATGCTATGGACTATTACGACCGCAGTTCGTGTACCCAGTTTTTATCAAATATTAAAACGCCCACACTAATCCTGAATTCGAAAGATGATCCATTTCTGGATGATTCGTGCTATCCAACCTCTGAGGCAATTGCCAACAGCAATGTTTTTCTACAAATCCCCCTGTATGGCGGACATGTCGGCTTTGCTCAATGGCCTATGGAAACACAGTTCTGGTCTGAAAAAAGAGCTATAAGATTTTTGAACACATAGCAGGATAAAGATAAAACGCCCCGATTCAGGAATCATAGACCTTGAAAGTCAATATGAATTATCGGCAAGGACCTCTTCTGTTGAGCTGAAAATTCTGAACAAAGAATCAAGCCTCATCATTGTAAAGACTTTTAAAATATCTTTATTCAATGACGTAAGGAAAATGTTTTTTTCAGGGGGCATTTTTTTAGCCAGCATTATCAGCACACTGAAACCGCTTGAATCAATCAGCCCGACTTTTGAAAAATCGAGTATATAATTTCTAAATTCGTTATCCAGAGAATTCTCCACCACTGCACGAAAATCCACTGCATTTGTGGTATCAATTCTCTCAGCCGATATCCTGAAGATGAGATTTTCTCCGGCAGGTTCTTCCACAACAAGAGCCTGTTCAGTAAACCTTGGAATTTCAGCCATGTCTAACCTGCCTTGAAGTAATATTTCAGAAAAACTTAAACCCAACCAGCCTGGTCCTTTTTCTTATAATTACATAATAGGTCTATAATCTTCAATACTGATATGGCTTTTCTCGGATAAAAAAGGAATCTCTTATTACCTGCGTTTAGTATAAGCCTCATAAATTTCTCTAAGCAAATCCTCTTTCCGTAATGGTTTGGGAACATATCCATCCATGCCCATCTCAAGACAATGTTCTCTGCTCCCGCTTATTGCATGGGCTGTCAAAGCAATTACCGGTAGACTTGAAATCCGCTCAGAATCACTTGCCCTGATTGCTGCTACAGTTTGAAAGCCATCCATTTCAGGCATCTGCACATCAAGAACAACCAGATCATAATTATCTTTTTTAAGGGCCGAAACAGCCTCCACTCCATTTCTGACAGAAACAACAGAGTGCCCTTCCTGCTCAAGTATTATACTTACCAGGTTGCTGTTAACCGCATTATCTTCCGCAATTAATATTTTTAAAGAGGGAAGCTCCGGAACTTCTTTCTCCTTTTCATCCACTACAGCTTGCTCTTCACGCACTTCGCCAACAGCTTCAATGTCCAATTCGAACCAGAACTTACTGCCCTTTCCAAGACTGCTGTCTACGCCTATATGTCCGCCCATAAGCTCAACAAGAGATTTTGATATGGCGAGGCCTAAACCTGTACCACCTTTAGCGGCATCATCCCCCTGATCCAATCGTGAAAAAGAATTAAATATTTCATTTAAAAATTCCTGAGGTATTCCGGGGCCGGAATCTGTAACACTGAAAATGAGTTTATAAATATTGTTTTCAAATGATTTGACAACAACTGACAGTTCAACTTCTCCCCCCGGAGCGAATTTAATGGCATTACCGGTCAGATTAACAAGCACCTGCCTTAATCTGCCAAAATCACAATACAAGTGATCAGGGATACGCTCTTCAACAGAACTCTTAAGAGTAATTCCGGCGTCCATAGCCGAAGGTTCCAGAAGAATAACAATATCCTTGAATAAAGCTCTGATGTTGAATGATCCGGGATCAAGTTCAATCTTTCCGGCCTCAACACGTGAAAAATCCAGAATATCATTGATAATTGATAGTAAAGCTTCGGCGCAGACCTGAACGGCTTCGGCCCACTCCCGCTGTTTTCCGGTGAGCTTTGATTCCGAGAGCAAAGTGCTCATACCAATAATACCATTCATGGGAGTACGGATTTCATGACTCATATTCGCAAGGAAACGGCTTTTCGCTTTACTTGCCGATTCGGCCCTGTTCATAAGCAACTGGGAACTTTTAAGAGCCTTTTCCAATCCCGCTCTGGCTTTCTCCGTTTCAGCCTGCGAATCATACAATGCGGCGAGTGAATTTCGATAAGCCTTCACAATGTTTACAAAAACAAAGCTGACAAGCGCTAGTAACAGCATAGAAATAACTATAGCAAAAAAGGCAATTCTTATGAGTTCCCCGGAAAAGCCGCCCCGCGGTATGGAAATGCCGAACATGAAAGCCGAATCGAAAATTCTAACCGGATAATAAGCTGTAAAAAGTTTATGCTTATCCTGCTCAGCCATAAACCATGTCTCCGCAGTCATACCCTCAAACTGGCCATTGAGATCTTTAAGTATGTCATCGGTTCCATGAAGTTTAAAAATTTCGCCTTCATTTTTAATTTCTGAATTGAAGGCGGATATAATTTTTCCGGCAGGAGACATAAACCAGACCCAGCTCTCCGGTGCGAGATAAAGATTGCTGCTGGCCTTTCTGAAAAAAGAGCGGACATCAATTTTGATAACAACCGAATAATAGCACCCCACAACTTCACCAACACAAGGCTGAACATAGTAGACTGAATTATTTTTATAAACAGCACCGGACTGCCCTGTTAAAAAGCGACTCCGGGCAGCAATCCGGCCTCTTGATAACGAAAAAGTATTTCCCCTGACCCGCTTGAGGCAGACCCTGCGCCCATCCACCGCATATACACAGATACTGGAAATCATATCCTGATATTTTGTATAAAACCTTTTTGCCGAAAAAAGGTCGGAACTCATGTGGTCCTTGGCATCAAGGACAAGCTTAAAATCCCCTGATGCCACTCTGCTCTTTAGATCATCCACAAAATTCAGATATAAATTTTCAACTACCCGCCCCTAGGTACGAACCCTGTTAATAAGGGCCTGACGCCGGACAACTTTTTTATCGGAAAAAACAGCGGACAGGTAATAACCCGAAAGTCCTATAAAAAATAAAAGCAGAACCACACTGCACCAGAAAAGGGGTGAAAAAACAA
Above is a window of Maridesulfovibrio bastinii DSM 16055 DNA encoding:
- a CDS encoding ATP-binding protein gives rise to the protein MASGDFKLVLDAKDHMSSDLFSAKRFYTKYQDMISSICVYAVDGRRVCLKRVRGNTFSLSRGRIAARSRFLTGQSGAVYKNNSVYYVQPCVGEVVGCYYSVVIKIDVRSFFRKASSNLYLAPESWVWFMSPAGKIISAFNSEIKNEGEIFKLHGTDDILKDLNGQFEGMTAETWFMAEQDKHKLFTAYYPVRIFDSAFMFGISIPRGGFSGELIRIAFFAIVISMLLLALVSFVFVNIVKAYRNSLAALYDSQAETEKARAGLEKALKSSQLLMNRAESASKAKSRFLANMSHEIRTPMNGIIGMSTLLSESKLTGKQREWAEAVQVCAEALLSIINDILDFSRVEAGKIELDPGSFNIRALFKDIVILLEPSAMDAGITLKSSVEERIPDHLYCDFGRLRQVLVNLTGNAIKFAPGGEVELSVVVKSFENNIYKLIFSVTDSGPGIPQEFLNEIFNSFSRLDQGDDAAKGGTGLGLAISKSLVELMGGHIGVDSSLGKGSKFWFELDIEAVGEVREEQAVVDEKEKEVPELPSLKILIAEDNAVNSNLVSIILEQEGHSVVSVRNGVEAVSALKKDNYDLVVLDVQMPEMDGFQTVAAIRASDSERISSLPVIALTAHAISGSREHCLEMGMDGYVPKPLRKEDLLREIYEAYTKRR
- a CDS encoding STAS domain-containing protein, whose product is MAEIPRFTEQALVVEEPAGENLIFRISAERIDTTNAVDFRAVVENSLDNEFRNYILDFSKVGLIDSSGFSVLIMLAKKMPPEKNIFLTSLNKDILKVFTMMRLDSLFRIFSSTEEVLADNSY
- a CDS encoding acyltransferase family protein encodes the protein MMPDASSRMFFLDNLRSVIILLVVVLHSSLVYMAYAPEWWYVLDTQKSIVFTMIVLILDVPIMMAMFFLAGYFAYPSLSKRGSGLFLKDKFKRIGFPWILGVFLLAPPTTYITLYSRNIDVSFFHFLTHEFWQKMFQQSVYWFLGVLFLFFIILSFVYKFSASFRMMKRVSGRPSYLFFILFILFNSCCFLSLNKFFSLDTWFSDAYIFIFQPNRAPLYITYFILGLYAFQKKWFINGEFSPNIFVWGAVCLISGYLYLNYRLTIPASAQNTLLLKAGNALLFNCFCLSALMTLIVLMKKIANSSGIIWKSLSDNSYGIYFVHPLILYPFAYLIRPLTMPLFIKSLTVMAGGILMSWVVAAVILRKIPVIRNSF
- a CDS encoding sulfotransferase family 2 domain-containing protein, with the translated sequence MPSLFQYKSAICSEKYNLLYFPIPKNASTTIHHWFMREHDLMDDLHEYSKKNPSKTHNFCRLRLGLNRRVSYKYLEKFLAKNDFFTFSVVRNPWARFASCYIQKFIVSKLEGFNLGINSLFYKDNSKRISFNDLLYYVLNVSDDELDPHLKPQSYFVPEDLKVNIFDMDHLDALVQKLNNEFDFNASLDLKMKKTKCCDIDISGCLGDISASLLNQPLSSYLDYRNFYSPESAKKLLIRYKDDVDRFGYTF
- a CDS encoding YheT family hydrolase; this translates as MPLLQTPAYKPPLPFKIGHFQTIFPRFFRKIPLPPIVKRRITTPDGDFLDVDWHLAGSSRLAVISHGLEGNSRRVYMLGMARALVLAGWDCIAYNFRGCSEEMNRAATMYHSGLTSDLDTVVKYGLETGHYKEVALVGFSMGGNQTLKYLGENPESIPQQIKRAVCISVPCNLAASSAMLIKNSNRIYTKYFLHSLKQKIRLKHEQFPTLYPVKNLDRIKTLTEFDNTYTAPIHGFKDAMDYYDRSSCTQFLSNIKTPTLILNSKDDPFLDDSCYPTSEAIANSNVFLQIPLYGGHVGFAQWPMETQFWSEKRAIRFLNT
- a CDS encoding manganese efflux pump MntP family protein, which encodes MNFTEILALSLALAMDAFAVSVASGICLREVNKRQAFRLAFHFGLFQALMPVIGWYLGLSIKSLVTIFAPWIAFGLLTFIGVKMIIESREEDKQECDTAKDPTKGLSLIILSIATSIDALAVGLSFSILNRPIFFATTVIGIVAFIMTVIGIYLGKKVAGAPKLGKIAELTGGTVLVLIGLKVLLIG
- a CDS encoding FmdE family protein; this encodes MKKYNLLFFILLFFVVSSLQGCAILKPAETAERSKANTGTLVKAQPEPSKSINRHVTHLDHNIFNKTIKDLGSRNGKNILVITNAGYGDLNGKSSEKMIDMISDGTGCTPGRDSLITVHTPYYEPFWAAIIETESFKCTFIKNQSGNFKYTNLDLSPRNILTAEGWNSAMKTNAGTRLFSIVSIAYAADAGADWNMLRAAELHDHFCPGLNAGFIVQAYMEKNFPLAAGDKYIFVGAPPMCAMDALQSLNGATPGKKGVFSMRIADMVNGAIAKDGIKPVIIAMRVNKNKTDGAILGFDFDRISKTTGVTSADLSPEGGHSNPLFYISRIKTSWKMAGMPMKDKMACIEEVKKFSGPAALAYKVENAKANPYAPIILSDF